The Catenuloplanes niger genome includes a window with the following:
- a CDS encoding HIT family protein — protein sequence MAECVFCAIVAGTTPATVVADTPDGVAFLDTRPVFKGHVLVVPRPHVPALPDLDVSLLGPFFALVQRLSVAVEAGLGAGGTFVAMNNRVSQSVPHLHAHVVPRTRGDGLRGFFWPRTRYTSPAEAEDFAARITHALTGTTTQ from the coding sequence ATGGCGGAGTGCGTGTTCTGTGCGATCGTGGCGGGCACCACGCCCGCAACCGTGGTGGCGGACACCCCGGACGGCGTGGCGTTCCTGGACACCCGCCCGGTCTTCAAGGGGCACGTGCTGGTGGTGCCGCGCCCGCACGTACCGGCGCTGCCCGATCTGGATGTGTCGCTGCTGGGCCCGTTCTTCGCGCTCGTGCAGCGGCTGTCCGTGGCCGTCGAGGCGGGGCTGGGCGCGGGCGGCACGTTCGTGGCGATGAACAACCGGGTCTCGCAGTCCGTGCCGCACCTGCACGCGCACGTGGTGCCGCGCACCAGGGGCGACGGCCTGCGCGGCTTCTTCTGGCCCCGGACGCGCTACACGTCGCCGGCCGAGGCCGAGGACTTCGCCGCCCGGATCACACACGCCCTGACCGGTACGACCACGCAGTGA
- the msrA gene encoding peptide-methionine (S)-S-oxide reductase MsrA, giving the protein MFLRFKKLDLVTEEQAIPGRSVSMPVADRHTVLGTSLTGPWPSGAEVAVFGMGCFWGAERIFWRLPGVISTSAGYAGGFTENPTYEEVCSGLTGHTEVVQVVYDPAKISFETILKAFWENHDPTQGMRQGNDVGTQYRSAIYTTTDAQLATAAASREAFAPVVAQAGLGDITTEIAPLRHYYFAEDYHQQYLSDAKNPNGYCNHGPNGLSCPIGVGNMPAQTSIEAPGAR; this is encoded by the coding sequence GTGTTCTTGCGGTTCAAGAAGCTTGACCTGGTCACCGAGGAGCAGGCGATCCCCGGTCGCTCGGTGTCGATGCCGGTGGCCGACCGCCACACCGTCCTGGGCACCTCGCTGACCGGCCCCTGGCCGTCCGGCGCGGAGGTCGCGGTCTTCGGCATGGGCTGTTTCTGGGGCGCCGAGCGCATCTTCTGGCGGCTCCCCGGCGTGATCTCGACGTCCGCCGGCTACGCCGGAGGCTTCACCGAGAACCCCACCTACGAGGAGGTGTGCTCCGGCCTGACCGGGCACACCGAGGTCGTCCAGGTGGTCTACGACCCGGCGAAGATCTCCTTCGAGACGATCCTGAAGGCGTTCTGGGAGAACCACGACCCGACCCAGGGCATGCGCCAGGGCAACGACGTGGGCACCCAGTACCGCTCCGCGATCTACACCACCACCGACGCCCAGCTGGCGACCGCGGCCGCCTCCCGGGAGGCCTTCGCCCCGGTCGTCGCCCAGGCCGGCCTCGGTGACATCACCACCGAGATCGCGCCGCTCCGGCACTACTACTTCGCCGAGGACTACCACCAGCAGTACCTGTCCGACGCCAAGAACCCCAACGGGTACTGCAACCACGGGCCGAACGGTCTGAGCTGCCCGATCGGCGTCGGCAACATGCCCGCCCAGACCTCCATCGAGGCCCCGGGCGCCCGCTGA